A DNA window from Vibrio cidicii contains the following coding sequences:
- a CDS encoding RAMP superfamily CRISPR-associated protein, whose translation MSSLHFYLTFDLRSEWHLGTGREGGAYADSLVLKDQHALPVLSGKSIKGLLRQAFHDAIELQWLDGADHHTLTQLFGCEGVHAQAQGALRISSATLSPAEIAYFNANPKDKTHLYLVRHATAIDSHTGAAKEGSLRAMETVVPLVLHAHLELNTTSTEIQQQFAHWLSRVLPLITSVGGKRRRGFGDVIVTVEEQ comes from the coding sequence ATGAGTTCGCTGCATTTTTACCTCACATTTGATCTGCGCAGTGAATGGCATTTAGGCACCGGCCGTGAAGGCGGTGCCTACGCTGACAGTTTGGTCTTAAAAGACCAGCATGCTCTGCCGGTGCTCAGTGGAAAAAGTATCAAAGGGTTATTGCGCCAAGCCTTTCATGACGCGATTGAGCTGCAATGGCTTGACGGCGCCGATCATCACACCTTAACGCAACTGTTTGGTTGTGAAGGTGTGCACGCCCAAGCGCAAGGGGCACTACGTATAAGCAGTGCCACATTAAGCCCTGCCGAAATTGCCTATTTCAACGCCAATCCCAAAGATAAAACGCACCTTTATTTAGTGCGCCACGCCACCGCCATTGATAGCCATACCGGTGCGGCCAAAGAAGGGTCATTGCGAGCAATGGAAACCGTCGTGCCGTTAGTGCTGCATGCTCATCTTGAGCTCAATACCACCTCGACAGAAATACAGCAGCAGTTTGCTCATTGGCTCTCCCGCGTGCTTCCGCTGATTACATCTGTTGGTGGAAAACGCCGTCGTGGCTTTGGTGATGTGATTGTGACGGTAGAGGAGCAATAA
- a CDS encoding LPP20 family lipoprotein, with translation MNKMLLPVVMGAILLAGCTSAPKQDNYESQLKAHNEKVEREQEKAVQMVELLPEWVMNPPKNSNLGVYGVGVGESKNLGNALKKAELNAQFELAKAFGQEINGNQQSYTKDTGNNADEQFTQLIDSIVDSVPLQGYESIEKEVKVVDGKYIAYNLMYLSFEKFEKSLEKEKEKSVSDEAKEAFAELEKRLNERELHQ, from the coding sequence ATGAATAAGATGTTACTACCAGTAGTGATGGGTGCAATTCTGCTTGCTGGCTGCACGAGCGCCCCAAAGCAAGATAATTACGAATCACAATTAAAAGCGCATAATGAAAAAGTGGAACGCGAACAGGAAAAAGCGGTGCAAATGGTAGAGCTGTTGCCTGAGTGGGTAATGAATCCACCAAAAAATAGCAATTTGGGTGTTTATGGTGTTGGTGTTGGTGAAAGCAAAAACTTGGGCAATGCTCTAAAAAAAGCAGAACTAAATGCTCAATTTGAGCTTGCCAAAGCGTTTGGTCAGGAAATCAATGGTAATCAACAAAGCTATACTAAAGATACAGGCAATAACGCCGATGAGCAATTTACCCAACTCATTGATAGCATTGTAGACTCAGTACCATTGCAAGGGTATGAGTCTATTGAAAAAGAAGTTAAAGTTGTCGATGGAAAATACATTGCTTACAACTTAATGTACCTCAGCTTTGAAAAGTTCGAGAAGTCACTGGAAAAAGAGAAGGAAAAATCGGTTTCTGATGAGGCAAAAGAAGCATTTGCTGAGTTAGAGAAGCGATTAAATGAAAGGGAGTTACATCAATGA
- a CDS encoding AlpA family transcriptional regulator, with the protein MDNLRVLRLEEVKEIVGVSKSTIYKWMNEGQFPAKVSLGPRCVGWLNTDIDNWLKERCDFGR; encoded by the coding sequence ATGGATAACTTAAGAGTATTGCGTTTGGAAGAAGTAAAAGAAATCGTTGGTGTAAGTAAAAGTACTATATATAAATGGATGAATGAAGGTCAATTTCCAGCCAAAGTATCGTTAGGCCCGCGCTGTGTCGGATGGCTAAATACAGATATTGATAATTGGTTAAAAGAGCGCTGTGATTTTGGCCGTTAA
- the dptF gene encoding DNA phosphorothioation-dependent restriction protein DptF has product MNLAKALSILSKSSPYAVSTEREQNQDHLADYKRYIYIQTDIEADFKKALLSAKPNQIIFLCGSSGDGKSEILTQYSQKHKATHDFHLDATHSFNPSQTAIQALDQRFTEFKQSNKPLVVGINVGMLGNYAEEGADDHSDVKNAARSFLARNRSEIPEQYVFLDFEDYPKFTFNNEGSASDFAEQFLKRLTAQTFDNPFYVLYDRELKSQGHTRLTANFALLSRPAVQNSLIGLLLKARLIKDQFLTARALLDFIFQLLAADGYLFDNLFADSDNELLSRIQSFDPSNLHTRTVDEFVLQHSLGIEHEGFTAFKAKINSLGLFEVTEATSFLRLFFVLSGDEELSNGFVSKLQNEFTNNLVDAYASAWLLHRDFDGSGKMRKALSSFYKETLIAALHSYCNRHAPTLNKDEYLVSELNGYKTAVSLEVKVDYTAIQNSALQKIGTFNAYLKVDDQSLKPMPISVKLLELLVKIGQGYRPNKHDKNAVLLLDEALEQMLAVANRKDILFILKANKRYKIVREESDYFEVSGMH; this is encoded by the coding sequence TTGAACTTAGCGAAAGCCCTCAGCATTCTATCAAAGTCTTCACCCTATGCAGTGAGCACTGAGAGAGAGCAAAATCAAGATCATCTGGCTGATTACAAGCGCTATATCTACATCCAGACAGATATAGAAGCGGATTTCAAAAAGGCACTCCTATCTGCCAAGCCTAATCAAATCATCTTTCTATGTGGGAGTAGTGGCGATGGCAAGTCTGAGATCCTGACGCAGTATAGCCAGAAGCACAAAGCGACTCATGATTTTCATTTGGATGCGACACACAGCTTTAATCCAAGTCAGACTGCCATTCAAGCTCTTGACCAACGATTCACCGAGTTCAAGCAAAGTAATAAACCCCTCGTGGTCGGCATCAACGTGGGTATGCTTGGCAACTATGCGGAAGAGGGTGCAGACGATCATAGCGATGTTAAGAATGCAGCTAGGAGTTTTCTCGCTCGCAATCGCTCTGAAATTCCAGAGCAGTATGTGTTTTTGGATTTTGAAGACTATCCAAAATTTACCTTTAATAACGAGGGTAGTGCATCTGACTTTGCCGAGCAGTTTCTCAAAAGACTGACAGCTCAGACGTTTGATAACCCATTTTATGTGCTTTACGACAGAGAGCTAAAGTCTCAAGGGCATACACGACTGACAGCAAACTTTGCGTTATTGAGCCGCCCAGCAGTGCAAAATTCTCTGATCGGCTTGTTGCTAAAAGCTCGTCTTATCAAAGATCAGTTTCTTACGGCTCGAGCTTTGCTGGACTTCATTTTTCAACTGCTGGCAGCCGATGGCTATTTGTTTGATAACCTATTTGCGGACAGTGATAACGAGCTTTTATCTCGAATTCAGAGTTTTGACCCTAGTAACTTACATACCCGCACTGTCGACGAATTTGTGCTACAGCATAGCTTAGGCATCGAGCATGAAGGTTTTACCGCGTTTAAAGCTAAGATCAACTCGTTGGGCCTTTTTGAGGTCACGGAAGCAACATCATTCCTTCGCCTTTTCTTCGTGCTCAGTGGTGATGAGGAGCTCAGCAATGGCTTTGTGTCAAAGCTTCAAAACGAGTTTACCAACAATCTGGTTGATGCCTATGCATCCGCTTGGCTTTTGCACCGTGACTTCGATGGCTCCGGAAAAATGCGTAAAGCACTCAGCAGCTTCTATAAAGAGACATTAATTGCTGCTCTCCATAGCTACTGTAATCGTCATGCCCCAACACTAAATAAAGATGAGTATTTGGTTTCGGAGCTAAACGGCTACAAAACGGCAGTTTCTCTTGAAGTCAAAGTTGATTATACGGCGATACAAAATAGTGCCTTACAGAAAATCGGTACATTCAACGCTTACTTAAAAGTCGATGATCAATCGCTTAAGCCAATGCCAATTAGTGTCAAGTTACTTGAACTGTTGGTGAAGATTGGTCAGGGATACCGCCCAAACAAGCATGACAAAAATGCCGTCCTCTTACTTGATGAAGCGTTGGAGCAGATGTTGGCGGTCGCCAATCGAAAAGACATCCTGTTTATTCTGAAAGCGAACAAGCGCTACAAAATTGTAAGAGAAGAAAGTGACTATTTCGAAGTGAGTGGTATGCACTAA
- the dptG gene encoding DNA phosphorothioation-dependent restriction protein DptG encodes MTTDNFALPIKSGLPQTAADKFQNKNILNSYIPIRTKGNDFDWSSVVGLVLRGLLRKKIEKYSYQDFIADCKANLQNKLGEEGFWDVLEDMYFTNQDIFSVSPEFLLFKSQKSECKAGDFRVASLFINLLNGRQIEQFDANLNFIEQEFLQTLRSKTKPDNDKLLRADELPYLPYIAEAFKRDLEFLTHYPKYLLDEFEKFLAFYGFAYTAQLSLSLADWKTCEAPTAKPLYFIMDHERASGERIHIKKHGYKLFSESSFKLFPFLSMLENLQPNAEESKKPLWHLARDIERSSREDLAEKIKNYSLMFRANRNLDTAIPENATTAIDWLEYALKLAEEQFRDPKTDRPSIIKKYMSEVEKNMAKDFVQVRGRSGRVLVLTQDHIILLTNLVVGKEDKLRFHELILGFQGRGIFVDKQTEQELIKFYERIGNVERMSDSGDAVYVRKTI; translated from the coding sequence ATGACGACAGATAACTTCGCATTACCCATAAAATCCGGCTTGCCGCAAACGGCGGCGGACAAGTTCCAAAACAAGAATATCCTTAACAGCTATATTCCCATTCGTACCAAGGGCAATGATTTTGACTGGTCATCCGTCGTAGGCTTAGTGCTGCGTGGTTTGCTTCGCAAAAAGATCGAGAAGTACAGCTACCAAGATTTTATCGCCGATTGCAAAGCCAATTTACAGAACAAACTCGGTGAAGAAGGCTTTTGGGATGTACTTGAGGATATGTATTTCACCAATCAGGATATCTTTTCGGTAAGCCCCGAGTTTCTGTTGTTTAAGAGCCAGAAAAGTGAGTGTAAAGCGGGTGATTTTCGCGTGGCGTCTCTATTCATCAACCTGTTAAATGGTCGACAAATCGAGCAGTTTGATGCCAACTTAAACTTCATCGAGCAAGAGTTTTTGCAAACACTGCGTTCAAAAACCAAGCCAGATAATGACAAATTATTACGTGCTGACGAGTTGCCTTATTTGCCCTACATCGCAGAAGCGTTTAAACGTGATCTAGAGTTTCTCACTCACTATCCGAAGTACCTGCTAGATGAGTTCGAGAAATTCTTAGCGTTTTATGGATTTGCTTATACCGCGCAGCTGAGCCTATCGCTGGCGGATTGGAAAACCTGCGAAGCCCCAACCGCGAAACCGCTTTATTTCATCATGGATCATGAACGGGCCAGTGGTGAACGCATCCATATTAAAAAGCACGGCTATAAGCTCTTTAGTGAATCTTCGTTCAAGCTGTTTCCGTTTCTCTCTATGTTGGAAAACCTTCAACCAAACGCAGAAGAATCAAAAAAACCGTTGTGGCATTTGGCAAGAGATATCGAAAGATCCAGTAGGGAAGATCTCGCTGAGAAAATAAAAAACTATTCGTTGATGTTCAGAGCCAATCGCAACTTAGATACCGCGATACCTGAGAATGCAACAACCGCCATCGACTGGCTAGAGTACGCTCTTAAGCTTGCTGAAGAGCAGTTTAGAGACCCTAAAACCGACCGCCCAAGCATTATCAAAAAGTACATGTCTGAGGTTGAGAAAAACATGGCCAAGGATTTTGTTCAAGTCCGTGGTCGCTCTGGTCGAGTGTTAGTACTCACTCAGGACCACATTATTTTGCTGACTAACTTGGTCGTGGGTAAAGAGGATAAGCTTCGCTTCCATGAGCTGATACTTGGCTTTCAGGGAAGGGGGATTTTTGTTGATAAACAAACAGAACAAGAGCTTATCAAGTTTTATGAGCGAATTGGTAACGTTGAACGCATGAGTGACAGTGGAGATGCAGTATATGTGCGCAAAACAATTTGA